CTTGAGAATATACATGGAATCTCTTTCTTTCTAGCTTTCTCTTTAACATTTTCAGTAAGTCCGTGTTCAATAAAATCATAGAAAACAATAATCATATCTACTTCATCAGGGATATCATAATTTCTCATACCTTTTTTTCTTCCTGGCCAATGTATATAATCATTTATTCCATAACTATTTAAAGTATCAGGAATATTTCCTAATCTATCAGCTCCAACTAGCAATGCTTTCATAAGAAGCCTCCTTCATCATTGTTAATGATAATTATTATCATAAATTTATTATTATCAGTATAAACTATAAGTAATAGTTATGCAATATTTTAATTTTATTTAATCAGAAAAAATGAGCCATCTTTATTAAAAGCTTCTAGCTTCTATAAACATGACTCAAAATTTTAGGCTGCTATTTCAAGAGAGGAAAGCCTCTTTCTAATATTATTTTTAATTTCTACTAACTCCTCAAATTCATAAAAGAATCTAATTTTTTGCTCCCAAATTTCATTGCCCATAGGCTTTTCATTTATCACAAAATAAGCAAAGGATTCTGCAATATCTTCGCTTGGGCTTGTAGCTGCATAATCTGTAACAAAGGAATTTTCATGTCTTAGAAAAAATTTGTATCTTATATCTTCATTATCTATGTTTTGAATAATTCTTGATTCATCAATTGAATAAGTCCAAAACCTATTATAAAATTCATTCAGGTAGGAGTCCTCATTAAAACTAATATCCTCCTCAAAATATTTTCCAAATGAAGGCTCTGAATTATATATAGCTTGAGTGTCATTCAAAGTTATAACGTGAGCCAGCTCATGCACTATAGTAAAATAAAAGTCTTCCTTTAAACTATTATCTTCCATGTTAATGGAATCTTCTATATCGATAGCCATATACCATCTACTTGCTTTGTCATCTATATAATTAACATAGGCAAGAGTTTCATCCTTTCCGTCAGAATATACAATAAACGAATCTAAGGATGCTAAGAGATTTGTCCCTACTTTGTCTTTTATTTCTCTCCAAATTTTATCATAGGTTTCTAGCTCAGAAGACGTAGGTTCACTTTCAATTATTGGCAAAAGAGGCTTTAAAACCAAATTTTTCTGTGAGTTTAAAGTAAAATATGCCTTCATATCTATAGGGTCTAAAAGATATTCTACAAAAATATCGCTGTTAATCTCTTCATAGTTATCTATTATGGCCTTTATATCTTCAATATATGCATAATCCTCGGAAGTCTCGTACTTATCGTAAAGCGTAGTAATATCATTATAATCATTTTCAGATACCATAGATTTTAAGCGACTGAACATATTATCGAGTCTCGATTCATTTAAGCTGTTTTTGTCCGCTAGTTTTTCTTGGCTATCTGTTTCTGATAAAAAAGCTTCGTCCTCTGACAGATATTTGTCGGTTAATCTATTTAAGACTTTATTATAGAAGGTTCTCAAATTTTCTTCTTTATAGCTTAAGCTTACAGAGCTTTTTTCTAATCTTTCTTTTTCAAATTTATCTATCCTTTTATATATTAATTTCAAATAATCTCTTTCGTAGGGCTTTATATCTTCAGATAATAAGCCTAAGCTTTGATTAAACTTGTATTCATCCATAGTAATAAAAAATACATTAATTAAAAGCTGATATACTATAACTATCATGAGCATGGCTATTCCGATGCTAATTTTTTTCATTCACTCTTCTCCTGTCAATTATTTTGTTTATATAATACCACTAATCATTATAATAAAAGTTATAATATTCTTACAAATTATAATTCATAATTAAAATTAATTTATTTTTGAACTTAGTTTTGTTTTATTCATAAATTATGTATAATTAATATGTTAAGCAAGTATTTACTGTGTTCTTCAAAATTATTAGGAGGCTGTTATGCAGTGGATTGAAATAGAAAAGGGAAATTGTAGCGATTGCTATAAATGTCTTCGCTCCTGCCCTTCCAAAGCCATCAAAATTATCGACGGTCGTGCAGAGGTTGTAAAGGAAATGTGTATAGTTTGTGGACATTGCCAAGTGGTCTGTCCTCAGCATATTATAAAAGTAAAATCTAGGCTAAGAAATGTTCAAGCCGCTATAGATGATGATTTTCAAGTTATCGCAAGTATAGCGCCTTCATTTGTAGGTGCTTTTGACATGAAGTATCCTGGCCAATTTAAAACTGCCCTAAAAAAATTGGGCTTCTCAGATGTTTCCGAGACTGGAATAGGTGCTGAGTATGTAAAGCAAGAGTATATTGATGCATTAAAAACTCAAAAATATAAAAATTTTATAACAAGCTCTTGTCCATCTGCCAACTATTTAATTCAGAAATATTATCCTAGGTGTATAGATTTTTTGGCTCCTACAGTTTCTCCCATGCTAGCACATGGAAAGCTAATGAAAAAAAGCTCTCCAAATGCCTTCACTGTATTTATAGGGCCCTGTATCGCCAAGAAGCAAGAGGCCTTCGAATACAATACAAACGAAGTTATCAACGAGGTTCTAACTTTTGATGAAATAGCAATGTGGTTAAAGGAAAGTAATATAAACCTAAATGATTTGCAAGAAGAGGAATTTGAAAATCCAACAGATATAAATGGTGCTTCATTTCCTGTAAAAGGTGGGATATTTTCGAATCTAAAATCTATTTCAGACATTTATGGATATCAGTATATGCAGGCCGATGGAGTTGAAGCCTGTATCAATATACTAGAAGCCTTATCCAACCACGAGCTTGAGGGAGTCTGCGTAGAACTCAACATGTGCGAAGGCTCGTGTATTGGTGGCCCTGCTATGCCTAGCGATCACCCAAACTGCTATGTAATAGAAAAAAGAGTAAGGGATTTTGCAAAAAACAAACCTATATCTTCTGAACCTGTTAGTAGTGTAAGTATAGAAAGTGATGAACTAAATAGAGATTTTAGCGAAAAGCCTATATTTATGCCAGAGCCAACTGAAGAAGAAATAGTTGAAATTCTCCATTCCATGGGTAAGTTTAAGGATAGCGACCAATTAAACTGCAATACTTGTGGATACAAAACATGTAGAGATAAAGCAAAGGCTGTTTACTGCAATATGTCTGAAATCACAATGTGTCTGCCATTTGTTAGAAAAAAAGCCGAAAGTATAAGAAATACTATATTTGAATATACTCCAAATGCAATATTATTTTTAGATCCTGATATGAATATAATAGAAATAAACCCCAAAGCCGAGGAAATATTAGGAGTTCATTTCGAAGATGTGGAAGGTCAAAATATAGAAGCTCTTGTTGGTAGAGATATTTTATTTGATATCAGACTCGATAAATCAGCTGTTATACATAAAAAACTATGTATAGATTCTAAAGACATCTGCATTATTTTTGAAATGTCTTATATTAAAGAAGAAAATGTTTATATGGTCATAATGTCGGATATAACTCAAGAAGAAAAAAATATAAAAGCTTTGAATGCTATGAAAGAAAGAACTTTAGATGCTGCTCAAGAGGTTATTGATAAACAAATGAGAGTTGCTCAGGAAATTGCAAGTCTTTTAGGTGAAACTACAGCAGAAACAAAAATCATTCTTACTAGATTAAAAAAGATTGCTATGGATTAAATTTATCTTTTAATTTTTGAAAATAATCTATATAATAGTACTAGTAAAATATGCCTATTTGATTTTTGTTATCTAAGGAGTTGCTATGAGTAAGAAAACTACTTTCTTTTCAAAACTTAAATTCTTAATTATGGGACTATTATTTTTAATTATATTCGGCATAGTAATTGGGCTTTTAATAACTGTAGCCTTGGATTCGAAAAATGCTGAAGCACAAAATCCACCTAGTGTTTCAAAAGAGATTGCAGAAATTGAGAAAGAAGAAGCTTCTATTTCTGAAGAAACTATCAGCCTCGAGCAAGAAACTGGTGAAGTAACTAAACCTATAGATGATACTGCTTTATTAATTGGTAGAGATTTGCCTTCCGGAGTTTATAAACTGGTTTCTGATATGCCTACAGCATTTTATAGGATTTCTATGACTCCTCAAGCTAATTTTATAGATATAAAGGACAATGATGTCTTTTCCAAATTTACCTATATCAAAGTGGAAGACGGAGATTATTTGACGCTTATAGATGCTGATGCTATACCTTTAGATGAAGCCCCTGTGACTTCTTTTGAAAATATAGCTACTCATAAAAATGCAAAATATTTAGTAGGTAAAGATATAAGCCCAGGAAGCTATACAGTTTATCCGGATGATAAATACGGATTTATTGAGGTCTCAAACGAACCTATAAACACACCTTCAAATATAATACTCAGCAGTTATATTTCATCTCCAATTTCAATAAATTTAGTTGAAGGTCAATTTTTCAAAATATCTCAATCAAAAATAACGCTGAATCAATGATTCAGCGTTATTTAAATTCATTTTTAAGTTGACTTAAATAATCTGATTTACTAGCTTCCCAGATTTTTTTGTCTGGTACATTCATATTATTTATAATCCAACTGTTTATATTAAGTATATTTTCATTATCAATAAAATCTATACTCAAGCTTGACAAAAAGCAGCCTGATATCATTAATAAAATCTCATCAATAATATATTTTTTATCATCTTTGCTTAAAGCCTCTAAAAAATTCAGATCTTCCATCAAAGGATTATAAAATCTATTTTTAATATATTTAATGAAGCCTTCAAAATCCTCAGCATTATTCCCTACTTCTATATCAAATATTATTCTAAATAACATATTCCATCTGAAATCTTTATTTATAGCTTTATATACTGCCTTTCCTATCTTTGATTCAAATTCTCTTTCAAAAGTAACTTCCCTTTCAAAGTAGAGATACTCATCAAAATCTAGTTGATTGGATATGATTTCATTAAATCTAGTCATTATCTTAGTTATCATCTGAGGATATTCTATATTTTGATACTGCCTATCCTTTTTCAAAAGATAATCTGTAATCAAATCACAGGTATTTCTAAAATCCACTACAAATCCTAGCTTTTTTTTGATTTTAATAGAATAAAGCTCATAAATAGCTTTTGAAATC
The sequence above is a segment of the Acetoanaerobium noterae genome. Coding sequences within it:
- a CDS encoding [Fe-Fe] hydrogenase large subunit C-terminal domain-containing protein — protein: MQWIEIEKGNCSDCYKCLRSCPSKAIKIIDGRAEVVKEMCIVCGHCQVVCPQHIIKVKSRLRNVQAAIDDDFQVIASIAPSFVGAFDMKYPGQFKTALKKLGFSDVSETGIGAEYVKQEYIDALKTQKYKNFITSSCPSANYLIQKYYPRCIDFLAPTVSPMLAHGKLMKKSSPNAFTVFIGPCIAKKQEAFEYNTNEVINEVLTFDEIAMWLKESNINLNDLQEEEFENPTDINGASFPVKGGIFSNLKSISDIYGYQYMQADGVEACINILEALSNHELEGVCVELNMCEGSCIGGPAMPSDHPNCYVIEKRVRDFAKNKPISSEPVSSVSIESDELNRDFSEKPIFMPEPTEEEIVEILHSMGKFKDSDQLNCNTCGYKTCRDKAKAVYCNMSEITMCLPFVRKKAESIRNTIFEYTPNAILFLDPDMNIIEINPKAEEILGVHFEDVEGQNIEALVGRDILFDIRLDKSAVIHKKLCIDSKDICIIFEMSYIKEENVYMVIMSDITQEEKNIKALNAMKERTLDAAQEVIDKQMRVAQEIASLLGETTAETKIILTRLKKIAMD
- a CDS encoding DUF2325 domain-containing protein, with product MKALLVGADRLGNIPDTLNSYGINDYIHWPGRKKGMRNYDIPDEVDMIIVFYDFIEHGLTENVKEKARKKEIPCIFSRRACSDLAMRLNSCQTCKFCPQKTS